In one Bombus fervidus isolate BK054 chromosome 16, iyBomFerv1, whole genome shotgun sequence genomic region, the following are encoded:
- the Syt20 gene encoding synaptotagmin 20 isoform X2: MVHGDLFGPWGRILIVVVAALAIVLLLLVIACFLTPGCLGYECVKRKREAKSVPLRVKSKQNENVKLNDVSYRSWRLGSLYEGSSNGTIDENASPIEGNSWNSNNAQFGCTDTSSTLNLVQKDKQKAERKQKEFPTELTISLQYLPPCDETITGKLVIGIEALSGLPPKQYNCTLEPYVALNITKQSWNHRNRQKLHSFRTRGVRHTASPVFKETFVVANVKPHEVKEWILDFAAYDRDRYANDTELSTLRVSLKEAKHVLQSPEIHMFNFRMKQSNLALGNILLAISYLPTAQRLTINVMKVRDVKFTPPVSCLNDFSFYVRVLMLNGRTGQRMKKKKTRFVVANSHSEFNETLTFDVSYNQLDIVQFLVVLRGKVAPAEPAASTIEHPSDSEDSITSVQKSKDTSIGKVALGKGVRGSTERLHWFSVLQNPRKLVTVWHVLK; encoded by the exons ATGGTGCACGGTGACCTTTTTGGCCCATGGGGCCGAATTCTTATCGTCGTAGTGGCAGCGCTGGCCATCGTCCTTCTCTTGCTCGTGATCGCCTGTTTTCTCACGCCAGGATGCCTTGGATACGAGTGCGTGAAAAGAA AGAGAGAAGCAAAAAGTGTGCCGTTGCGTGTCAAGAGCAAACAGAATGAAAACGTCAAGTTGAACGATGTCAGCTACAGGTCATGGAGATTGGGTAGCCTGTACGAAGGCAGCAGCAACG GTACGATCGACGAGAACGCCAGCCCGATCGAGGGCAATTCCTGGAATTCCAACAACGCTCAGTTCGGTTGCACCGATACTTCGTCCACCCTG AATTTGGTGCAAAAGGATAAACAGAAAGCCGAGAGGAAGCAAAAGGAATTCCCGACGGAACTGACGATAAGCCTGCAGTACTTGCCGCCCTGCGACGAAACTATTACCGGCAAACTCGTTATTGGTATCGAG GCGTTATCCGGCCTTCCTCCGAAGCAATACAACTGCACCTTGGAACCGTACGTGGCTTTGAACATAACGAAACAATCGTGGAATCACAGGAACCGACAGAAATTACACAGTTTCCGTACGAGGGGTGTCAGGCACACGGCGAGCCCCGTTTTCAAGGAAACGTTCGTCGTGGCGAACGTAAAACCTCACGAagttaag gAATGGATTCTCGATTTTGCGGCGTACGATCGCGACAGATACGCCAACGACACGGAACTGAGCACGCTGAGGGTGTCGCTGAAGGAGGCGAAGCACGTTCTACAGAGTCCAGAGATTCATATGTTCAACTTCAGAATGAAGCAGTCCAATTTG GCGCttggaaacattttattagCTATTAGTTATTTACCCACAGCGCAGAGACTGACTATAAACGTAATGAAAGTACGCGACGTGAAGTTTACGCCACCGGTGTCGTGTTTGAACGACTTTA GTTTTTACGTCAGGGTATTGATGCTCAATGGAAGGACAGGCcaacgaatgaaaaagaagaagacccGATTCGTCGTTGCGAATTCGCACTCAGAGTTCAACGAAACACTGACGTTCGACGTATCGTACAATCAATTAGACATAGTGCAATTTCTCGTGGTATTGCGCGGCAAA GTTGCGCCTGCCGAGCCTGCTGCCAGCACCATAGAGCATCCGAGCGACAGCGAGGATTCGATAACGTCGGTTCAAAAGTCGAAAGACACATCCATCGGTAAAGTCGCGCTTGGAAAGGGAGTCAGAGGGTCGACGGAAAGGCTACACTGGTTCTCCGTACTTCAAAATCCTAGAAAGTTAGTTACCGTATGGCACGTATTGAAATAA
- the Syt20 gene encoding synaptotagmin 20 isoform X3 produces the protein MVHGDLFGPWGRILIVVVAALAIVLLLLVIACFLTPGCLGYECVKRSTIDENASPIEGNSWNSNNAQFGCTDTSSTLNLVQKDKQKAERKQKEFPTELTISLQYLPPCDETITGKLVIGIEALSGLPPKQYNCTLEPYVALNITKQSWNHRNRQKLHSFRTRGVRHTASPVFKETFVVANVKPHEVKEWILDFAAYDRDRYANDTELSTLRVSLKEAKHVLQSPEIHMFNFRMKQSNLALGNILLAISYLPTAQRLTINVMKVRDVKFTPPVSCLNDFSFYVRVLMLNGRTGQRMKKKKTRFVVANSHSEFNETLTFDVSYNQLDIVQFLVVLRGKVAPAEPAASTIEHPSDSEDSITSVQKSKDTSIGKVALGKGVRGSTERLHWFSVLQNPRKLVTVWHVLK, from the exons ATGGTGCACGGTGACCTTTTTGGCCCATGGGGCCGAATTCTTATCGTCGTAGTGGCAGCGCTGGCCATCGTCCTTCTCTTGCTCGTGATCGCCTGTTTTCTCACGCCAGGATGCCTTGGATACGAGTGCGTGAAAAGAA GTACGATCGACGAGAACGCCAGCCCGATCGAGGGCAATTCCTGGAATTCCAACAACGCTCAGTTCGGTTGCACCGATACTTCGTCCACCCTG AATTTGGTGCAAAAGGATAAACAGAAAGCCGAGAGGAAGCAAAAGGAATTCCCGACGGAACTGACGATAAGCCTGCAGTACTTGCCGCCCTGCGACGAAACTATTACCGGCAAACTCGTTATTGGTATCGAG GCGTTATCCGGCCTTCCTCCGAAGCAATACAACTGCACCTTGGAACCGTACGTGGCTTTGAACATAACGAAACAATCGTGGAATCACAGGAACCGACAGAAATTACACAGTTTCCGTACGAGGGGTGTCAGGCACACGGCGAGCCCCGTTTTCAAGGAAACGTTCGTCGTGGCGAACGTAAAACCTCACGAagttaag gAATGGATTCTCGATTTTGCGGCGTACGATCGCGACAGATACGCCAACGACACGGAACTGAGCACGCTGAGGGTGTCGCTGAAGGAGGCGAAGCACGTTCTACAGAGTCCAGAGATTCATATGTTCAACTTCAGAATGAAGCAGTCCAATTTG GCGCttggaaacattttattagCTATTAGTTATTTACCCACAGCGCAGAGACTGACTATAAACGTAATGAAAGTACGCGACGTGAAGTTTACGCCACCGGTGTCGTGTTTGAACGACTTTA GTTTTTACGTCAGGGTATTGATGCTCAATGGAAGGACAGGCcaacgaatgaaaaagaagaagacccGATTCGTCGTTGCGAATTCGCACTCAGAGTTCAACGAAACACTGACGTTCGACGTATCGTACAATCAATTAGACATAGTGCAATTTCTCGTGGTATTGCGCGGCAAA GTTGCGCCTGCCGAGCCTGCTGCCAGCACCATAGAGCATCCGAGCGACAGCGAGGATTCGATAACGTCGGTTCAAAAGTCGAAAGACACATCCATCGGTAAAGTCGCGCTTGGAAAGGGAGTCAGAGGGTCGACGGAAAGGCTACACTGGTTCTCCGTACTTCAAAATCCTAGAAAGTTAGTTACCGTATGGCACGTATTGAAATAA